The following are encoded in a window of Mycobacterium vicinigordonae genomic DNA:
- a CDS encoding type I polyketide synthase has protein sequence MLEASIPAVLHKCAGQRPNETAFTFIDYEQDPAGVAQSLTWSQVYRRTLNVAEKLKQCGSPGDRAVVLAPQGLDYVIAFLGAMEAGQIAVPLSAPQGGASDERASAVLLDAAPTSILTTSAVAGSVAECIEPGQSAPSLIELDLLDLDAEIAPASDTIDLPEIAYLQYTSGSTRTPAGVEISHKNMLVNIEQILSSYFRDEGGVAPPDTTVVSWLPLFHDMGLIVGIGIPLVVGCPAVLASPPAFLQRPARWMQLVASATRPFTAGPNIAFELAAAKTSDDDLAGLDLGHVRNILNGAERVQPATLERFAKRFARFNLDPKALRPSYGLAEATVYVATREQAEPPEVVYFDSAALTAGHATSCPTGEGTPLVSYGTPRSPIVRIVDPETRIECPAGTVGEIWTHGDNVSTGYWQKPEESERTFGAALVDPSAGTPTGPWLRTGDLGFLYDDELFIIGRIKDLLIVYGRNHSPDDIEATIQEISAGRCVAISVPDDAGTEKLVAIVELKVRADSEEAATQKITGVKRKLTSAIAKAHGLSVADLVLVGPHSIPLTTSGKVRRRECLQRYQHDEFTRIDAHLSRPPQRAAQETDAREDANSGLAQRLRALRKQQHDLLVGVVCAQAAAVLGLASPDDIDPEGAFQDLGFDSVKATELLDRLKSATELELAPTLAFDYPTPAALGDYLGELLSGSVAKAPAVVSREVVNEPVAVVGMACRFPGGVDSAAALWDLVAAGTDAMGGFPTDRGWNLSELFDDDPDAVGKTYTRVGGFLAGAGGFDTEFFGISPREAQAMDPQQRLLLEVCWEALETARIDPVTLGRSQTGVFVGAWSQRYGADGSDGAEGYAMTGQSTSVVSGRVAYALGLQGPAITVDTACSSSLVATHLACQSLRNGESSLALAGGVTVMTTPMVFTEFARQRGLALDGRCKAFAAGADGTGWGEGAAVLVLERLSDAQRNNHPVLAVIAGSAINQDGPSNGLTAPNGPAQQSVIRQAGVNAGVGLNEVDVVEAHGTGTTLGDPIEAGALLATYGAHRDADQPLWLGSVKSNIGHTQAAAGAAGLIKMVEAVNHDFLPPTMHVDEPSPYIDWSAGSVRLLTESVPWPDTGRPRTAAVSSFGISGTNAHIIVQQSPVSPETSAGPAAASSVLDPLLVWPVSARSPQALAAQAHRLREYLGSHPELGLADVAYSLASTRTQHPYRATIASYRGSADPRQDLLSGLEALTVGLPHPRLAKHHNPAHQLGAETVFVFPGQGAQYPGMGLDLYEQLPVFARSLDRCDAALRPFTGWSVIDVLRQDPAAPSLERVDVVQPVLFAIMVSLAESLAAYGIVADAVIGHSQGEIAAAYVAGALSLADAAKIAALRSQALTVLSGSGGMASIVLPAEEVRPRLQSWDGALSIAAVNGPSHTIVSGDRAALEQLTELCTRDNIQIRPIAVDYASHGSQVQRLRDQLVADLAGLTAQPARIPLYSTVESMLSDQPLDTTVMNADYWYRNLREPVRFHDNVIHLLDRREHLFVEISPHPVLAAAITDTLGGTADRPGSAVLTPLHRDRPDLETLATTLGQLHNHGHSPMWRNLYPDAQTVALPTYAFQHRIYWATPTPTTSAVSDAADDALWKAVDNDGVDAFAQLLELDGTQDEAALGDVVRALRRWHYDTGARTAADKLRYRVDWRAVTPNTFGLTRRRWVVLAFPDQIEDDWITGLSAGYPDAVDVHTVDRSAVGRESLAALLRTAAAHCDGVVSFLAAGAQVHPDPSSISAGLTATLLLAQAHGDAGLGIPLWVITRGAVSVSTDDGPPNPTQSAAWGLGQSVCLEDPDQWGGLIDLPPKSTPRDLESLYAILSCPQKEDQLAIRSHGISARRLVQAPLPSKRLARGGGWQPSGAALVTGATGRLGKHLIGWLADAGANPLLLLSRNATADPQLAELEAELQARGVTTASVSVDVSDRSALADALADLRSIYGPIGTVVHAAAAIGWNSISDTTAEELSDSCAAKVGGAINLVELLDDEPETFILFSSAAATWGGAQQGAYAAANAAIDALAERLRCNGRRAVAPAYGLWADEASNMPAEVLDSFRRIGINPIPPTTALAALRQAIEVDDTLITLADVSWDRFVPALTARRLHPLLTELAPRVNTSESSSALSSGDAHGLREKLVGQTAEERLQTLTTIVARATATVLAHPDPVSLDTETAFKDLGIDSLTAMELRNTLTAQTGLTLPANLVFEHPTPGVLANHLASQLASVATPTIPAGQLATRGAEPVDNLLAYLDQAAFLATRAVHGALIQVTWIYDRGADMEGLRRFHRNLGSGPFGRTVERSPIPFARDRWVLAPRLPDLEIATTPRRRADVSAWADERARLPIDPEWGPGWHLGVLPLEDGGTAVSLVVSHAVVDAIGFGQAIAEAAEGKTHELRYPPARSRTRRQALREDLRQTVKELPAVGHALAAVARRARRDRKQLTSSIKTAPPARRTAGVGDQAVEMPALTARIDLAEWDTRAKKLGASGNSLVAGVACRLAVRMGRVTDDGSVTLRLVANLRTDGDTRGNAITAVDVAVDPTHAATDLRDVHHRITQTILEAMDDADNEWLAPLPLTAMTPKRVARRLAGVAAGGPSLPVTVSNIGDLPPAVNRPDGTDADHAHMRPFEPGMKMSTLERMGGQLLFVSGRDRGQVFIRISAYLLGRPNTKEGLQEAILSTFAEFGLIPEIDW, from the coding sequence GTGCTTGAGGCGTCCATCCCCGCAGTGCTGCATAAATGTGCCGGTCAGCGGCCCAATGAGACCGCGTTCACCTTCATTGATTACGAGCAGGACCCGGCAGGTGTGGCGCAAAGCCTGACGTGGTCGCAGGTGTACCGGCGGACGCTGAACGTCGCTGAGAAGCTCAAGCAGTGCGGGTCCCCAGGCGATCGAGCCGTGGTGTTGGCGCCGCAGGGCCTCGACTACGTCATCGCTTTTCTGGGCGCGATGGAGGCGGGTCAGATTGCCGTCCCGTTGTCAGCTCCGCAAGGCGGCGCCAGTGACGAACGAGCTAGTGCGGTCCTGCTTGACGCGGCACCGACGTCGATTCTCACCACCTCTGCTGTGGCTGGCAGCGTCGCCGAGTGCATCGAACCGGGCCAGTCGGCGCCGTCACTGATCGAACTTGACCTGCTAGATCTCGATGCCGAGATTGCACCCGCTAGCGACACAATTGATCTGCCAGAAATTGCGTATCTGCAATACACCTCCGGCTCGACCCGCACACCGGCGGGCGTTGAGATCTCGCATAAGAACATGCTGGTCAACATCGAACAGATCTTGTCCAGTTATTTCCGCGACGAAGGCGGAGTCGCTCCGCCGGACACCACTGTGGTGTCGTGGCTGCCGCTGTTCCACGACATGGGTTTGATTGTGGGCATTGGTATTCCGCTCGTCGTCGGGTGTCCCGCAGTGCTCGCGAGCCCGCCGGCCTTCCTGCAGCGCCCGGCGCGATGGATGCAGTTGGTGGCCTCGGCTACTCGGCCGTTTACGGCAGGCCCGAATATTGCTTTCGAATTGGCGGCCGCGAAAACGTCCGACGACGACCTGGCCGGCCTGGACCTCGGGCACGTCCGCAACATCCTCAATGGGGCCGAACGGGTCCAACCAGCGACGCTTGAGCGCTTTGCTAAGAGATTCGCGCGTTTCAATCTCGACCCCAAAGCGTTGCGGCCTTCCTATGGCCTCGCGGAAGCCACCGTGTACGTGGCGACGCGCGAGCAGGCCGAACCGCCAGAGGTTGTGTATTTCGACTCTGCGGCACTGACCGCCGGCCACGCGACGTCCTGCCCGACCGGGGAGGGCACACCGCTGGTCAGTTACGGTACGCCGCGGTCGCCGATCGTGCGCATCGTCGATCCCGAGACCAGGATCGAGTGCCCGGCCGGGACGGTCGGGGAGATCTGGACGCACGGTGACAACGTCTCGACCGGCTATTGGCAGAAACCCGAAGAGTCAGAACGCACGTTCGGCGCTGCGCTCGTGGACCCCTCCGCCGGAACACCGACCGGCCCCTGGCTGCGAACCGGTGATCTAGGCTTCTTGTACGACGACGAGTTGTTCATCATCGGTCGCATCAAAGATCTCCTGATTGTCTACGGCCGCAACCACTCTCCCGATGACATCGAAGCGACCATCCAGGAGATCAGCGCGGGCCGATGCGTAGCGATCTCGGTGCCCGACGATGCAGGCACCGAGAAGCTGGTGGCCATCGTCGAACTCAAGGTGCGTGCCGACTCCGAAGAGGCCGCGACACAGAAGATCACCGGCGTAAAGCGCAAACTCACCTCGGCGATCGCCAAGGCGCACGGCTTGAGTGTGGCGGATCTGGTCCTGGTGGGTCCGCACTCGATCCCGCTGACCACCAGCGGCAAGGTCAGGCGCAGAGAGTGTCTGCAGCGGTATCAGCACGACGAATTCACTCGCATAGATGCGCACCTTTCCCGTCCGCCGCAGCGCGCGGCTCAGGAAACCGATGCGCGCGAGGACGCGAATTCAGGCTTGGCCCAACGGCTGCGCGCGCTCCGCAAGCAACAGCACGACCTCCTGGTGGGGGTGGTCTGTGCGCAGGCCGCCGCGGTCTTGGGCCTAGCGAGTCCAGATGACATCGACCCCGAGGGCGCATTTCAGGACCTGGGCTTTGACTCGGTGAAGGCCACCGAGTTGCTGGACCGACTCAAATCCGCCACCGAGCTGGAACTCGCGCCCACGTTGGCCTTCGACTATCCGACGCCGGCGGCACTCGGAGACTATCTGGGAGAGCTACTAAGCGGGTCGGTCGCCAAGGCTCCGGCGGTGGTTTCGCGGGAGGTGGTCAACGAGCCAGTGGCTGTGGTCGGAATGGCCTGTCGGTTTCCGGGCGGAGTCGATTCGGCGGCGGCGCTGTGGGATCTGGTGGCCGCCGGCACCGATGCAATGGGCGGCTTCCCGACCGACCGGGGCTGGAATCTGAGCGAACTGTTCGACGACGACCCCGATGCGGTGGGCAAGACGTATACCCGTGTGGGCGGATTTCTGGCCGGGGCAGGTGGGTTCGACACCGAGTTTTTCGGGATCTCGCCGCGGGAGGCCCAAGCCATGGATCCGCAGCAGCGGTTGCTGTTGGAGGTGTGCTGGGAAGCGCTGGAAACCGCCCGAATTGACCCGGTCACGTTGGGCCGTTCGCAGACCGGCGTGTTCGTCGGCGCCTGGTCACAGCGCTACGGCGCGGACGGCAGTGACGGCGCCGAGGGATACGCCATGACCGGGCAGTCCACCAGCGTGGTGTCCGGGCGAGTCGCTTACGCGCTGGGATTGCAGGGCCCGGCCATCACCGTGGATACCGCGTGCTCGTCGTCGTTGGTGGCCACGCATCTTGCGTGTCAATCGCTGCGCAACGGAGAGAGCAGCCTGGCGCTGGCGGGTGGGGTCACCGTAATGACCACTCCGATGGTGTTCACCGAGTTCGCCCGGCAGCGTGGTCTGGCCCTCGATGGACGCTGCAAAGCGTTCGCGGCCGGCGCCGATGGAACCGGCTGGGGCGAGGGGGCAGCGGTGCTGGTGCTAGAGCGGCTCAGCGACGCCCAGCGCAACAATCACCCAGTGCTGGCGGTGATTGCGGGATCCGCGATCAACCAGGACGGTCCGTCCAATGGTCTGACTGCCCCTAACGGACCCGCCCAGCAAAGCGTGATCCGTCAGGCGGGCGTCAACGCCGGTGTCGGGCTTAACGAGGTCGACGTCGTGGAGGCGCACGGTACCGGAACGACGCTGGGCGATCCGATCGAAGCCGGGGCCCTGCTCGCGACCTACGGGGCGCACCGGGATGCCGATCAGCCGCTGTGGCTGGGGTCGGTCAAGTCCAACATCGGCCACACCCAGGCAGCCGCGGGCGCCGCCGGCCTGATCAAGATGGTCGAGGCGGTCAACCACGACTTCTTGCCTCCGACAATGCATGTCGACGAACCCAGTCCATACATCGACTGGTCGGCCGGGTCGGTCCGTTTGCTCACCGAGTCGGTGCCGTGGCCGGATACCGGTCGCCCGCGCACCGCGGCGGTTTCATCGTTCGGGATCAGCGGCACCAACGCGCACATTATCGTCCAACAGTCGCCTGTCTCGCCGGAGACGTCCGCCGGCCCCGCGGCGGCGTCATCGGTATTGGACCCGCTGCTGGTGTGGCCGGTGTCCGCGCGCAGTCCTCAGGCACTGGCCGCCCAGGCGCACCGGCTGCGCGAGTATCTGGGCAGCCATCCCGAACTTGGACTGGCTGACGTGGCCTACAGCCTGGCTAGCACCCGGACCCAACACCCATATCGGGCCACTATCGCCTCTTACCGGGGGAGCGCGGATCCCCGTCAGGATCTGCTCTCCGGCCTGGAGGCGTTGACCGTCGGCCTGCCGCACCCCCGATTGGCGAAACATCACAATCCTGCACATCAGCTGGGCGCCGAGACGGTTTTCGTCTTCCCGGGCCAGGGCGCTCAGTACCCGGGCATGGGATTGGACCTTTACGAACAGCTGCCCGTCTTCGCGCGCAGCCTCGACAGGTGCGACGCTGCATTGCGTCCTTTCACCGGCTGGTCGGTGATCGACGTCCTGCGGCAGGATCCCGCGGCGCCGTCATTGGAGCGCGTCGACGTGGTCCAGCCCGTCTTGTTCGCGATCATGGTCTCGCTCGCGGAATCGTTGGCCGCGTACGGGATCGTCGCCGATGCGGTGATCGGACACTCGCAGGGTGAGATTGCTGCCGCCTACGTCGCCGGGGCACTTTCGCTTGCCGATGCCGCCAAGATTGCCGCGCTGCGTAGCCAGGCGCTGACCGTGCTATCGGGCAGCGGGGGAATGGCCTCGATTGTGCTGCCGGCCGAGGAAGTACGCCCGCGGTTGCAATCTTGGGACGGTGCGCTGAGCATCGCCGCGGTCAACGGGCCGTCGCACACGATTGTCAGCGGAGATCGCGCCGCGCTCGAGCAACTCACCGAGCTCTGCACACGTGACAACATCCAAATACGGCCTATCGCAGTCGATTACGCATCCCACGGTAGTCAGGTACAGCGGCTGCGTGACCAGCTCGTGGCTGACCTGGCTGGGTTGACCGCGCAGCCCGCACGTATTCCGCTGTACTCGACCGTGGAAAGCATGCTCTCGGATCAGCCGCTCGACACCACCGTCATGAACGCCGACTACTGGTATCGCAATCTGCGTGAACCAGTCCGGTTCCACGACAACGTCATTCATCTATTGGACCGCCGAGAACACCTCTTCGTGGAGATCTCGCCGCACCCGGTATTGGCGGCGGCAATCACCGACACGCTGGGCGGAACCGCTGATCGGCCCGGCTCGGCGGTACTCACCCCGCTGCACCGAGACCGTCCCGACCTGGAAACGTTGGCCACCACGCTGGGCCAGCTGCACAACCATGGGCATTCGCCGATGTGGCGGAATCTATACCCCGACGCCCAAACAGTTGCGCTGCCCACCTACGCCTTTCAGCACCGGATCTACTGGGCGACGCCCACGCCTACCACCTCCGCCGTGAGCGATGCTGCCGACGACGCACTCTGGAAGGCCGTCGACAATGACGGGGTCGACGCATTCGCCCAGTTACTGGAACTGGACGGCACGCAGGACGAGGCAGCGTTGGGAGATGTTGTCCGCGCCTTGCGGCGGTGGCACTACGATACCGGTGCGCGAACGGCGGCAGACAAACTCAGGTACCGAGTCGATTGGCGAGCCGTCACCCCGAACACCTTCGGTCTGACCCGTCGTCGCTGGGTGGTGCTGGCCTTCCCGGATCAGATCGAAGACGACTGGATCACCGGTTTGTCCGCAGGCTATCCAGATGCTGTTGACGTGCACACGGTTGACCGCAGCGCCGTCGGCAGAGAGTCGCTGGCCGCATTGCTGCGTACGGCGGCTGCACATTGCGACGGCGTTGTTTCGTTCCTGGCCGCCGGTGCGCAAGTGCATCCGGATCCATCGAGCATATCCGCCGGTTTGACCGCGACACTTCTCCTGGCCCAAGCGCATGGCGATGCCGGTCTCGGAATCCCGTTGTGGGTGATTACCCGTGGCGCGGTTTCGGTATCCACCGACGACGGTCCACCCAATCCGACCCAGTCCGCTGCTTGGGGACTGGGACAATCGGTTTGTCTTGAAGATCCAGACCAGTGGGGTGGTTTGATCGACCTTCCGCCCAAGTCGACACCGCGCGACCTCGAGTCCCTGTACGCGATCCTGAGCTGTCCGCAAAAAGAAGACCAACTTGCGATCCGGTCACACGGTATAAGTGCGCGCCGGCTGGTCCAAGCTCCGCTCCCGTCAAAACGACTGGCGCGAGGGGGCGGTTGGCAACCATCGGGAGCGGCCCTGGTCACCGGTGCGACAGGACGCCTAGGCAAGCATCTGATCGGCTGGCTTGCCGACGCTGGCGCCAACCCTCTGCTGTTGTTGAGTCGCAACGCGACAGCGGATCCACAACTGGCGGAACTGGAAGCGGAGCTCCAAGCACGTGGGGTGACCACCGCATCGGTATCCGTCGATGTGAGCGATCGGTCCGCTTTGGCCGACGCTCTGGCTGACCTGCGTAGCATCTACGGACCCATCGGCACCGTGGTGCACGCCGCGGCAGCCATCGGATGGAACTCCATCTCCGACACCACCGCTGAAGAACTGTCCGACAGTTGTGCGGCGAAGGTGGGTGGCGCCATCAACCTGGTGGAACTACTCGACGACGAACCGGAAACCTTCATCTTGTTCTCGTCAGCGGCAGCGACCTGGGGAGGTGCACAACAGGGCGCCTACGCTGCCGCGAACGCCGCGATCGATGCGCTAGCCGAGCGCCTGCGTTGCAACGGACGCAGGGCGGTGGCACCGGCGTATGGACTCTGGGCGGACGAAGCCAGCAACATGCCGGCCGAGGTTCTCGACTCCTTCCGGCGAATCGGGATCAACCCGATCCCACCCACGACCGCGCTGGCCGCACTGCGACAGGCCATCGAGGTAGACGACACATTGATCACCCTGGCTGATGTCAGCTGGGACCGATTCGTGCCCGCCCTGACCGCACGACGTTTACACCCGCTGCTGACCGAACTGGCGCCACGTGTGAACACCAGTGAAAGCAGTAGCGCGCTATCCAGCGGTGACGCCCACGGACTCAGGGAGAAGCTGGTCGGCCAGACGGCCGAAGAGCGACTCCAAACGCTGACCACCATTGTCGCGCGGGCCACCGCCACCGTGTTGGCTCACCCCGATCCGGTCAGCCTCGACACCGAGACCGCCTTCAAAGACCTTGGCATTGATTCGCTAACGGCCATGGAGCTGCGCAACACGCTGACCGCCCAAACCGGGCTGACCCTGCCGGCGAACCTGGTGTTCGAGCACCCCACTCCCGGCGTGCTCGCCAACCACCTGGCAAGCCAGCTTGCCTCCGTCGCCACGCCGACCATCCCAGCTGGTCAGCTCGCCACACGCGGGGCCGAGCCGGTGGACAACCTGCTCGCCTACCTCGATCAAGCGGCATTTCTTGCCACGCGAGCAGTTCACGGCGCACTGATTCAAGTTACGTGGATATACGACCGTGGCGCCGACATGGAGGGGCTGCGGCGGTTCCACCGCAACCTCGGATCCGGACCATTTGGCCGTACCGTCGAGCGCTCGCCGATACCGTTCGCGCGGGACCGTTGGGTGTTGGCTCCCAGATTGCCCGACCTCGAGATCGCGACGACGCCGCGCCGACGCGCCGACGTGAGCGCGTGGGCCGACGAGCGGGCACGCCTACCGATCGACCCCGAATGGGGACCCGGCTGGCATCTTGGAGTGCTGCCCCTGGAGGATGGCGGGACAGCCGTCAGTTTGGTGGTCTCTCACGCGGTCGTCGACGCGATCGGATTCGGCCAGGCGATCGCCGAAGCGGCCGAAGGCAAAACGCACGAGCTGAGGTACCCGCCCGCGCGGTCGCGCACCCGCAGACAGGCATTGCGTGAGGATTTGCGACAAACCGTCAAAGAACTGCCCGCTGTTGGCCACGCGTTGGCGGCCGTAGCTCGAAGGGCGCGACGAGACCGCAAACAGCTCACCTCCTCGATAAAAACCGCACCACCCGCGCGGAGAACCGCGGGCGTCGGGGATCAGGCGGTGGAGATGCCCGCCCTGACCGCGCGCATCGATTTGGCGGAATGGGATACCCGCGCGAAAAAACTTGGCGCAAGCGGCAACTCGCTTGTGGCAGGTGTCGCATGCAGACTTGCGGTACGGATGGGCCGCGTGACTGACGACGGGTCTGTCACGCTACGACTGGTCGCCAACCTACGGACCGACGGCGATACGCGTGGCAATGCCATCACCGCAGTCGATGTGGCCGTCGATCCCACACACGCAGCAACGGACCTGCGGGACGTCCATCACAGGATCACGCAAACAATCCTCGAAGCGATGGACGACGCAGACAACGAGTGGTTGGCGCCGCTGCCATTGACAGCCATGACGCCAAAGCGCGTGGCCAGGAGGCTGGCCGGAGTGGCAGCGGGTGGTCCGTCGCTACCCGTCACCGTCTCCAACATCGGCGACCTGCCGCCCGCGGTCAACCGACCCGACGGTACCGATGCCGACCATGCGCACATGAGACCGTTCGAACCCGGAATGAAGATGAGCACCCTCGAGCGCATGGGTGGGCAACTGCTGTTCGTCAGTGGCCGCGATCGCGGCCAGGTCTTCATCCGAATCTCCGCTTATCTACTTGGCCGGCCAAACACGAAAGAGGGCCTGCAGGAGGCGATCCTGAGTACATTCGCCGAATTCGGCCTGATTCCGGAGATCGACTGGTAA
- a CDS encoding condensation domain-containing protein, with translation MGHLGLGTITDWIPVPGVSWTWCATPASIQAARRAPKSTVPPSYVQARHLKGFRERQARGLDMSRLLVMAFDMPGECDIRALTYVFNAHLRRHDTYRSWFEFVGAGPTATIVRHTIGDPASIELAAVNRGQMSPAQWQEHLLQTPSPLQWDCFRFAIIQRDDHFTVCISVDHLHVDPMFVGGVFWEIRAMYNELIDGEGPLALPPAGSYADYCLRERDYTSALTLRSPEVQGWIEFFEHNDGALPQFPLPLGDTALSTKGELLTLRLLDARQTARFEDACSAAGARFSGGVFAATALTEHELTGAPTYYAVTPIGTRSTPADFMTTGWFIGHAPFAVPVAPTFGETARGAQSAFDANTHLAKVPFERVLELAPWLRPPPAHSGFPMLSFLDAGVPPLSAMVATQLSQTNTRAFSDGRIASRVCMWVNKFHEETTITASFPSNPIAYESVARYLETMRSVYVRAAEGRSLAPQCQLQSQIPG, from the coding sequence GTGGGCCATCTGGGTCTGGGGACAATCACCGACTGGATTCCTGTTCCCGGTGTCTCCTGGACCTGGTGTGCCACACCGGCTTCCATTCAAGCTGCGCGGCGAGCACCGAAAAGCACTGTGCCTCCCAGCTACGTCCAGGCCCGGCATCTGAAGGGCTTCCGCGAACGGCAAGCACGTGGGTTGGACATGTCACGGTTGCTGGTGATGGCCTTCGATATGCCCGGTGAATGCGACATTCGCGCGCTGACCTACGTTTTCAACGCCCACCTGCGTCGGCACGACACGTACCGTAGCTGGTTCGAATTCGTCGGGGCCGGTCCCACCGCGACCATCGTGCGGCACACCATCGGCGATCCTGCCTCCATCGAACTCGCCGCGGTCAACCGCGGCCAGATGTCGCCCGCCCAGTGGCAGGAGCATTTATTGCAAACGCCGAGCCCGCTGCAGTGGGACTGTTTCCGGTTCGCGATCATCCAGCGCGACGATCACTTCACCGTCTGCATCAGCGTCGATCACCTACACGTCGACCCGATGTTCGTCGGCGGCGTCTTCTGGGAGATCCGGGCAATGTACAACGAGTTGATCGATGGTGAAGGGCCGCTTGCACTTCCACCCGCGGGAAGCTACGCCGACTATTGTCTACGCGAGCGCGACTACACCTCGGCGCTGACGCTGCGATCCCCGGAGGTACAAGGGTGGATCGAGTTTTTTGAGCACAACGACGGCGCACTGCCCCAATTCCCGCTCCCACTGGGCGACACCGCACTGTCCACCAAGGGTGAGTTGCTGACGCTACGGTTGCTGGACGCCCGTCAGACAGCCCGATTCGAGGACGCGTGTAGCGCTGCCGGTGCTCGCTTCAGCGGCGGGGTGTTCGCCGCGACGGCCCTCACTGAGCACGAATTGACTGGTGCGCCTACCTATTACGCGGTCACACCGATCGGGACCCGAAGCACGCCCGCGGATTTCATGACGACGGGATGGTTCATCGGCCACGCTCCGTTTGCAGTTCCGGTTGCCCCGACGTTCGGCGAGACCGCCCGTGGCGCCCAGAGTGCGTTCGACGCCAACACCCACCTCGCCAAGGTGCCGTTCGAGCGGGTTCTGGAACTTGCGCCCTGGCTGCGCCCTCCCCCGGCCCACTCCGGTTTTCCCATGTTGTCGTTCCTAGACGCCGGGGTGCCGCCGTTGTCTGCGATGGTTGCCACGCAACTGAGCCAGACGAACACCCGGGCTTTCAGCGATGGCCGGATCGCATCGCGAGTTTGCATGTGGGTCAACAAATTCCACGAGGAGACCACGATCACCGCCTCATTCCCGAGTAATCCGATCGCCTACGAATCGGTTGCTCGGTATCTGGAAACGATGCGATCGGTGTATGTACGCGCGGCCGAGGGCCGATCACTGGCACCGCAATGCCAGCTACAGTCGCAAATACCTGGCTAG